DNA sequence from the Candidatus Latescibacter sp. genome:
CCCCCTATCCCTCTATCCCTTTCCCCCGAAGGGGGCAAGGGAAGTAGTTGCTCCACAGCAGTTTCCTGCCCCCTTCGGGGGAAGGATGTCCGAAGGACAGGAAGGGGGCTGCTTCCAACAATCTCGACTTATGCAATTGGCTCTATAGCTAGCAACCCAGTGGTTAGACGAACATAATGAAGTTTATATCCCGGTTTATACATGACAACATATTATATTGAGTAATTATTTAAGTCATCATGTATGATGTTCAATATTTTAAATCGGCTGCATTCACCAGTTCAAGAATGCTCAGGTCTGAGCCGTTGAATATATCATAGGGAAACGAGTAATACAAGAGTATTTCATCGAATATCTCCCCGCTCATGAAATAGTTCGCGCCCATCCCTGCAAGGTACTGAAGCCGCAGGTTCCGGTCGGTGTTAATCTGTGCGTCCTGCACCCATTTCTCCAGTTTGGGAGCGTACCCGGCGAATGTGCTGAACAGATTGACAGCAGATTGAAATCCCACTTCTTTGAGCGACTGCACTACCGGAAGGAATTCCGGGCTGTCCAGCCGCTGCTGCACTTTATCCACATCGATCTGTATCGGCCCCGCCTTACCAAACAGGACAGCGTCGTATCCCCCCTCAAAGGTATCGTTGCTCCAGATTATCCCCTCCGGGAATACCCTGAAAAAAGTGGCTATCAGGCTTTTTATGGCCTCCGGGGAACACTGATAGAACGGAATCCAGATCGCCATCACTCCGCCCGGATTGAGGTGCTCACGGCACATTGCGAAGTACTCTTCCGTGTAGAGAGCGGCGCTGCCTTTGATCCACGGATCAACGGGGTCGGAGGTGATGATGTCGAATTTTTCGCGGGTCGTCTGTACAAAATGACGGCCATCGTCAATAATTACTTCGGTGCGCGGATCATTCACCACACCATAGTTCTCCCTTTCGAACTGCGGCGCCACGAATGCCGGGACCAGCTTTTCGATTTCGCAGATAACGATGCGTTCGATGCTCGGATAGAGGACGAACGTTCCAGCGGTGACCCCGGCGCCGCACGCTACAACCAGGACGGATCGGGGGTTATCATGTGTGAGCGCCGAAATATGCCCCAGCATGCGCTGCAGGCGCATGTCATCCGCATGACTCGAGGCCTGCACCTTTCCTGCGGCGTGGAAGTTGCGCACGCCATCTCTCCTCTTGGTCACCACCACCGATTCGCTCATACCTTCTCCGAAAAAAGTGCAATATACATCCGGTTTGCCGTCAATAGTCGGAATGTCCTCTTCCCAGGTGATTCCCGGGGCCAGCCGGTGGGTCCAGGTCGAGAGATAGCGGCCGTAAGCAGCTATCCCCCAGGGAGTTTCCGGGATATTCCAGGCGAGAACGATTGTCAGCCCTGCCACGGCGAGCGCTGTGACGAGACGGGGCGCCGGTATCCTGGACAGCCGGACGGACGATATATGCGCGCCGGCCGGCCAAAGCAGCGGAGCGAACATACCAAGCGCCGCCAAACCGGACAGTATAATCATCAGCCGTTGGGCCTGCTGGGTTCCCATATGGGGGATGACCAGCATGCTGAATCCAAGAGCCCCGATGATCGCGCCGAACGTATTGGCGGCGTAAATCTCACCGACCAGCCGCCCCGGCTCCTTTCCGCGTGAAGGGACCGATGCCAGCGCCAGCGGGAAACTCGCCCCCCAGAGTACAGCGGCGGGCAGGATGGCCGCAAGACACCCCAGCAGGTCAAACAGGAAGGTATGCCAGGGGTTTGGCGAGTGTAGAGGGTCGATCGGCCAATATGGCAGGGAGTGGGTGATGGCGTATGCAACGAAAGCTATTGCCGCGGTAAGCAGCAACTGGCACCAGCCCAGGGCCATACGCGGACGGTCTATCTTTCGTATCAGAAACGACGCGGCGCTGCTGCCGATCCCCAGACCTATCAGGAACACCGCCAGGATGATGGAAAATGTATATACCGTACCGCCCAACAAAAGCGACAAGAGACGGGTCCAGACCACCTCGGCGCCCAAAGCGCAGAGTCCCGAGAGCGCAATTACGAAATATACCAGTTTAACCCCGTGCACACCGACAGGTTGTTCCTGCAATGGGGCTGAGACAGGCGCCCTGTACTGCGTCCGCGATGCAAGCAGGATACCAGCCGAGGCCACGGCTATATTGATGAAAACAGCCACACAGGTCGCGATCGCTATATCGAACACCCTGAGCAGGAAAAAACCCGCCAGCAGACAGCCAAAGACCGCCCCTGCTATGTTTCCGCCGTAAAAAAAGCCAAGCCACGATACACCACGCGGAGTCATCTCGACCCAGCGGGCGATGGTCGGAAGCGTCGCTCCCATAAGAAGGGTCGGGGGCAGCAAACACACCGAGCAGACCGCGCTGCGCAGCAGTATCCATGCGAACCCGCGGCCAACGAATTCGATATACAGCCGGTCGATATACGGCATGCCGAAAAGCACCGCGATCCCGATAATTCCGATTCCCATCTCAAGCAGGGCGTACACGCGAAGGGGGTGCGCCTTCGTAGAGATCAGGCGCGGCAGGGCAATGCTCCCAAGGAACATGCCGCCCATGTAGGTTCCCAGGAGCACCCCAAGCGACAGCGCGGACAAGCCGATAACCAATTGAAGCATCTGGAACCAGACGATTTCATATATCAACGCAGCACAGCCGCTTCCGAAAAACAGTACTATCAGATACGGGAGATACTGCCGGTCTTGCGATGGCAGCGCAGTACGTTCGAGTCCTTGTTCATTCATTACGTCAGTCATCGCTCAGTTTGCACCTTCAATTGGATTAAATCCATAAATTCAAAAAAAGAAAATAGCATGCCCGCTCAGATTTTCCAAAGTATAAAAAAAACAGTTGATTATGCCGCAATCCTTACCTTTATTTTAACCAAGGGGTAACTCTAAAGAAAGCATTTTCTCTCTGTAAGCCGCAAAACTACAGCCACAAAGTATGTATAAGTATTTGTTTAAAAATAAGTTGAGATAATACTTACGTAATTTTGTGAATAATTCGGGCTAATCTGAAGATTTCGTATAATCACTGGAGCAATATCGAAAGGTTATTTGAAAAAAAAATGCATACTGACAAAGAGTGGATAAGGACAGTATTGTCTCATCGGAAACCGGCGGCAATTCCCTATTATTTTGATTTTACCCCACCCGCCCGTGCGATGGTGGAAAGCTATTACGGGAGTCCGGCGGAAGACGTTTTAAGGTTTCCGATAAGAATGCGGAGTTGTACAACGATTAAACCGCTGTATGCGGACCCCGAAGTCTTTGGCGACCGTGCGAAAGATGAATGGGGCGTGATTTGGGCTACCAGTAAACTGGATCGGGGGGCACCCATTGGTCCTTGTCTCAGCGAGGCGAACCTTTCTTCTTATACCTTTCCGGACTATCGCGCCCAACACCGCTTCAAAGATATCGGGGATTGGTGTGAGCAAAACAAGGAACATTTTACCATTATCTGGGCGGGAAGGCTCTGGGAGAGGGCAACATTTATACGCGGCATGGAAAATATTCTCATGGACCTGGTTCTTAATCCTGCGTTCGTTGAGGAGCTTCTCCAGGGTATCGCAGATTATACTATCGGAACGATGAAAATTCTCTTTGAAAGGTTCGCATTCGACGGTATAGCCTTAAGCGACGATTATGGAATGCAAAAGTCGCTGCTGATGTCTCCTTCAGACTGGAGAAGATTTATTAAGCCGCACCTGGCAAAGATATACGATTTTGCCAAGACTCACGGCCGGATAGTTTTCCACCACTCGGATGGCAATATCCATGAAATAATCGGAGACCTGGTTGACCTGGGCTGTGATATATTGCATCCCATTCAATCCGAGGTAATGGATGTTTTCGCGCTGAAAAGGGAGTTTGGCCGGGATATTTCTTTTTGCGGAGGCGTCCGCACCCAGGACCTTCTTCCTCGAGGGAGACCCGAAGAGGTTCGGGATGAAGTCAGAAAGCTGAAACGTGAGCTGGGCAGAGGAGGCGGCTACATTTTCAGCAACGGGATCACCATTCAGGCCGATGTGCCTTTGGAAAATTTGATTGCCATGATTGATGAGGCGCGCAGGATTGAATATTAATCCGGTGATTAAATATACGATCTCATTCATGTAAAAAAAGATGCCGAAACAAGTTCGGCATGACCAGTGTCACCCTGAACTTGTCTGAACCTTGATTCGCATGATTTAGGGATTACCTTGATTTTTTGAATGATTCAACATGACAATCCTTGAACCCTTATAATCATGGTTCATACTTTTTTCTTTGTTTCCCCGATTCTTTTCAATTTCTAACATTTCTCTAACAATAGAAGCTTATGTTGGCAGAAGGGTAAAGAAGAATGTATCACTTGATCAACACCAATATTGACCAGATCCTGCAGTCGATAGAAAAGGATCATGTCCCGTATTATGACTATTTGATCCAGAACATTGACCGGCTTCAAACTCCAAGTTACCGAGCTGCTTACAAGAATTACTGGGGACTCTACGCAGCTCTTCTATCCGAGGATTTCTGTGGGGTTTACTTTGGCCAGCTTCAAGCCGGTTTGAGGGGCGGTATGCCTCAGATAGGTGCGCTCCTTAAGGAACTGTACAACACCCCAACTCATAAGAACGGGCGAAAGTCTCTGCAGTTCTCATTCTGCTCAAAACTCTGCCACATGGTAGACAGACAGACTCCAATATATGACAGCAGAATTCGCGATTTTTACTTCTTTACAGAGCCTGACCGGAAGCTTTCGTTACAGCAAAGAGTAAATGGATATGTGTACTTTCATGACTTTCTCATTGATGAGTATCACCGCGTGTTGATAGAAGGACTACTCTCTCGGTCAATACAGGCGTTCAGACAGCGTTACAGGCCAAAGCATTTTACGGACATAAAGGTGATTGATTCGCTAATATGGGCCTTTACGAATCTATCTAAGAGTGGTGGGTTGTCTGATAGAAAAATCGTTTACTGCTAACAAATCGCTGCAGCGGATGGCCGCCGCTGAACTCCATTTGTTATCAATCTATACAATCAACAATATCGACCTCCCTTTTTTTTGATATATCAGTTCAGGAGACTTAAAATGAACATTTCTTCCATAAAATCCTTTGTCTTGCTCTTTGTTCTTTCGTGCTTTGTCTTTTTTTCCCCGCAGACGCCTGATGCCTGCGCCCAGAAACTCAACGGTGCCGGAGCAACGTTCCCTTATCCCTTGTATTCGCAGTGGGCATTCCGATACAATCAGATTACCCGCCTGGAGATCAACTACCAGTCCATCGGCTCCGGCGGCGGTATCCAGCAGATCAAGGCCAGGACAGTGGATTTCGGAGCATCGGACGCCCCGCTTACCAAAGAAGAGCTGGATAAGTCAGGACTCATACAGTTTCCCATGGTTATCGGCGGGGTGGTTCCCGTAGTCAATCTTCCGGGGATCAAACCGGGGCAGTTGAAACTCTCTCCCGAAACACTGTCCGGAATCTATCTAGGCAGGATAAAGATGTGGAATGACCCTTCCATCCGTGCAATAAATCCCGGTCTCGCTCTTCCAAACCGGGCCATTGCTGTAGTCCACCGTGCGGACGGTTCCGGAACAACCTGGATATTCACGAATTATCTCGACAAGGTGTCCCCGGAGTGGAAGAGCAAAGTGGGGACCGATAAGGCGGTTTCCTGGCCGGTCGGGGTTGCGGGAAAGGGAAATGAAGGAGTCGCCGCGTATGTTCAGCGGATCGTCGGCTCTATAGGGTATGTCGAATACGCCTATGCGCTGGTGAACAAGATGAATCACACCCTTCTTTTGAACAGCGCCGGTGATTTCGCAGCGCCTGCCATTGAAAGTTTCCAGGCGGCCGCTGCTAACGCGGACTGGAAGAACGCCCCCGGATTTTATATGGTGCTCACCAACCAGTCAGGGAAAGACAGTTGGCCGATCACGGGCGCTTCTTTCATTCTCCTGTACAAAGAGCAGAAGAACGCTGCGCCAGCGAAAGCCCTGCTCGGCTTCTTCGACTGGTGTTTCAGGCATGGCGAGAGCGAAGCCCGTAAGCTTAACTATGTTCCCCTGCCTCCGGCGCTCTTCAATCTGGTGGAGGAACAGTGGGCGAAAGAGATCCGGTCCGTCGGCCAGCAGGTTTGGAAATAAAGATGACCATATTTTGTTTCTTTTCAAAATAGATGGTCCGGCAAATGTTAAACCTCACCCCCTGTCCCCCTCTCCTAGTCAGGAGAGGGGGTAACTCATTATCTGCCTTGTTTTTACCCTCTCCTAATTAGGAGAGGGTGGCCGAAGGCCGGGTGAGGTTTGTGAAGAGATTAATCCATGGAATTAAACAAAGCACATCGGTATAACCGAACCCTGGATTATTTGTTCAAGGGAACCGCCGCATTCTTTGCACTGTTGATTTTCGCAATCATGATCGGCATTCTTCTCCAGCTCACGGAAAACTCTCTCCCCGCCATTAAAAAATTCGGTTTTCCCTTTCTGATTTCCCAGGAATGGAATCCGGTCAGCGGAAAATTCGGAGCGGCAAGCAGCATGTACGGTACCCTGGTTTCGACTGTCATAGCGATGGTTCTGGCAGTGCCGCTGAGTCTGGTCATCGCTCTCTTTCTCGTGGAGCTGGCCCCGCCTCTGATCAGCCGCCTGGTGGGAAACGCCATCGAGCTTCTGGCCGCCATTCCCAGCATCATCTATGGGATGTGGGGGCTGTTCGTGTTTGCCCCTTTCATGGAGAAACACATCCAGATTCCCCTGCAGGAGCATTTTGGATTCATCCCTCTTTTCCGGGGGCCTCCCATGGGCATAGGAATGTTATCCGCGGGGATCATTCTCGCCCTTATGGTGCTTCCTTTCATCTGCGCGGTCATGCGCGATGTATTCAGGATGGTTCCTTCGGTGGTGAAAGAAGCCGCATACGGGATGGGTTCGACTACCTGGGAGGTCACCCGCAAGGTAACCGTCAGTTACGGGATCCAGGGACTTTTGGGCGCTACTTTTCTCGGCCTGGGGCGCGCCATCGGGGAAACCATGGCGGTGACTTTTGTGATCGGCAACAGCCATTCGATCTCCCCTTCCCTCTTCGAGGCAGGAAATACCATCGCCTCCACCCTGGCTAATGAATTCACAGAAGCAGACGATCCCATCTATCTGAGTGCTCTTGTAGCGCTGGGCCTGGCGCTCTACCTTATCACTTTCATCATCCAGATTATCGCGCATTACTGGCTGAAACGCATCCGCCGGAGCATGGGAGGCGGTTTATGACCATGAAAACTTCCCGCAACCGTAAAATACTTGACCTTTTTATGAAAATCGTTTCCGGCCTGGCCTCACTGATCGGCATCATATTCCTGGCCTGGATTCTGTTTGAAGTTGTACGGAAAGGCGCTGGCGCGCTGCATGTATCCTTCTTCACCCAGTTGACTTCTCCCGCCGGAGTGGCGGGAGGAGTGGCCAATGCGATTTTAGGAACATTTCTGATTACCATCCTGGCTGCTGCCCTGGGGGTCCCGACCGGACTTTTTGCCGGAGTTTACCTTTCAGAATTCGGAAGATACACCCGTTTGGGTTCGCTGGTGCGTTTTTCGATCAATGTGATGATGGGGGTGCCATCCATCATTGTGGGATTGTTTGTCTATACGATCCTCGTTCTGCCGTTCGGACATTTTTCGGGGTATGCGGGAGCGGTCGCCCTGGCCATCATCATGATGCCTGTGGCGTCCCGTACCACCGAGGATATGCTGAACCTCGTCCCCAATGCCTTGCGGGAGTCCGCTCTGGCTCTGGGCGCCCCAAGGTGGCGCACCACCCTTGGTATCGTTTTCCGGGCTGCGAAAACGGGACTGATCACCGGGGTTCTCCTGGCTGTGGCACGGGTCAGCGGGGAAACAGCGCCCCTTTTGTTTACCTCCATGAGCAGCCAGTACTGGCCCAGGAGCCTGAACGAACCGACCGCCAATCTGACGATAACCATTTACAATTATGCAATGTCGCCCTATGCCGACTGGCAGGAGAAAGCCTGGGGGGCTTCGCTTCTCATCATGACAGGGGTATTGATTTTGACAATTGTGGCTCGTATTCTTGTGAAGGAGGCAAAGAGATGAACTTTGCCCGTGACGAGAAGAA
Encoded proteins:
- a CDS encoding SAM-dependent methyltransferase, with protein sequence MTDVMNEQGLERTALPSQDRQYLPYLIVLFFGSGCAALIYEIVWFQMLQLVIGLSALSLGVLLGTYMGGMFLGSIALPRLISTKAHPLRVYALLEMGIGIIGIAVLFGMPYIDRLYIEFVGRGFAWILLRSAVCSVCLLPPTLLMGATLPTIARWVEMTPRGVSWLGFFYGGNIAGAVFGCLLAGFFLLRVFDIAIATCVAVFINIAVASAGILLASRTQYRAPVSAPLQEQPVGVHGVKLVYFVIALSGLCALGAEVVWTRLLSLLLGGTVYTFSIILAVFLIGLGIGSSAASFLIRKIDRPRMALGWCQLLLTAAIAFVAYAITHSLPYWPIDPLHSPNPWHTFLFDLLGCLAAILPAAVLWGASFPLALASVPSRGKEPGRLVGEIYAANTFGAIIGALGFSMLVIPHMGTQQAQRLMIILSGLAALGMFAPLLWPAGAHISSVRLSRIPAPRLVTALAVAGLTIVLAWNIPETPWGIAAYGRYLSTWTHRLAPGITWEEDIPTIDGKPDVYCTFFGEGMSESVVVTKRRDGVRNFHAAGKVQASSHADDMRLQRMLGHISALTHDNPRSVLVVACGAGVTAGTFVLYPSIERIVICEIEKLVPAFVAPQFERENYGVVNDPRTEVIIDDGRHFVQTTREKFDIITSDPVDPWIKGSAALYTEEYFAMCREHLNPGGVMAIWIPFYQCSPEAIKSLIATFFRVFPEGIIWSNDTFEGGYDAVLFGKAGPIQIDVDKVQQRLDSPEFLPVVQSLKEVGFQSAVNLFSTFAGYAPKLEKWVQDAQINTDRNLRLQYLAGMGANYFMSGEIFDEILLYYSFPYDIFNGSDLSILELVNAADLKY
- a CDS encoding uroporphyrinogen decarboxylase family protein, translated to MHTDKEWIRTVLSHRKPAAIPYYFDFTPPARAMVESYYGSPAEDVLRFPIRMRSCTTIKPLYADPEVFGDRAKDEWGVIWATSKLDRGAPIGPCLSEANLSSYTFPDYRAQHRFKDIGDWCEQNKEHFTIIWAGRLWERATFIRGMENILMDLVLNPAFVEELLQGIADYTIGTMKILFERFAFDGIALSDDYGMQKSLLMSPSDWRRFIKPHLAKIYDFAKTHGRIVFHHSDGNIHEIIGDLVDLGCDILHPIQSEVMDVFALKREFGRDISFCGGVRTQDLLPRGRPEEVRDEVRKLKRELGRGGGYIFSNGITIQADVPLENLIAMIDEARRIEY
- the pstS gene encoding phosphate ABC transporter substrate-binding protein PstS, with the protein product MNISSIKSFVLLFVLSCFVFFSPQTPDACAQKLNGAGATFPYPLYSQWAFRYNQITRLEINYQSIGSGGGIQQIKARTVDFGASDAPLTKEELDKSGLIQFPMVIGGVVPVVNLPGIKPGQLKLSPETLSGIYLGRIKMWNDPSIRAINPGLALPNRAIAVVHRADGSGTTWIFTNYLDKVSPEWKSKVGTDKAVSWPVGVAGKGNEGVAAYVQRIVGSIGYVEYAYALVNKMNHTLLLNSAGDFAAPAIESFQAAAANADWKNAPGFYMVLTNQSGKDSWPITGASFILLYKEQKNAAPAKALLGFFDWCFRHGESEARKLNYVPLPPALFNLVEEQWAKEIRSVGQQVWK
- the pstC gene encoding phosphate ABC transporter permease subunit PstC, whose protein sequence is MELNKAHRYNRTLDYLFKGTAAFFALLIFAIMIGILLQLTENSLPAIKKFGFPFLISQEWNPVSGKFGAASSMYGTLVSTVIAMVLAVPLSLVIALFLVELAPPLISRLVGNAIELLAAIPSIIYGMWGLFVFAPFMEKHIQIPLQEHFGFIPLFRGPPMGIGMLSAGIILALMVLPFICAVMRDVFRMVPSVVKEAAYGMGSTTWEVTRKVTVSYGIQGLLGATFLGLGRAIGETMAVTFVIGNSHSISPSLFEAGNTIASTLANEFTEADDPIYLSALVALGLALYLITFIIQIIAHYWLKRIRRSMGGGL
- the pstA gene encoding phosphate ABC transporter permease PstA — translated: MTMKTSRNRKILDLFMKIVSGLASLIGIIFLAWILFEVVRKGAGALHVSFFTQLTSPAGVAGGVANAILGTFLITILAAALGVPTGLFAGVYLSEFGRYTRLGSLVRFSINVMMGVPSIIVGLFVYTILVLPFGHFSGYAGAVALAIIMMPVASRTTEDMLNLVPNALRESALALGAPRWRTTLGIVFRAAKTGLITGVLLAVARVSGETAPLLFTSMSSQYWPRSLNEPTANLTITIYNYAMSPYADWQEKAWGASLLIMTGVLILTIVARILVKEAKR